One Castanea sativa cultivar Marrone di Chiusa Pesio chromosome 4, ASM4071231v1 DNA window includes the following coding sequences:
- the LOC142630595 gene encoding uncharacterized protein LOC142630595 yields MATSAFKSTTKRTSIGAATSSSTDDSAAASSNRSSSSASAAAHHRRSRSLSRFSRPSYPGRDAFDDDDVVAPAPRGKFVNTMRGSGFPEISLDDLAIEFFDSSGDRGRSSAKRISNGVTGDLKSSSSSAASQRRGRSVSRHSARAASGGDGRGSVCNNSGGGRVVSESNPRRRRSVSVVRYQISDSESDLDHSQNSSNRANPKSVGSGNKQTRPAVSNQRQVLRRSFSQKDLKSHDGYSSQSSVLTDDEGRDGHSSRSGIEKTIRAVYAQKKAEHPSEDDVNGGLYAVMRNELRNAVEEIKMELEQAKVKTKTSDSASGDCMQSNNSDVLQAVSSIRGNYSTKLGQSEKRKQDLLAKLVLEEQRGRELSKIVKEMLPDTKKKELLPDPKKNAVEKPARARRRSNDRSRMSKRLTEEAEKYIEDFISNVEDTTDISSLDGERSDTSSSIGVIVKPETLYSPAVSNSLPVEMDGVVLPWLQWETSTEGTPQSCKSKAEPPTTPNTLRNAAQGVYTTQDQSNRSTSSRGSWSPGVIVNLSMNIEEDIGRKFGEPGNYHSQSCSGESRGGLWLDMDDYLKPQSTEEFIIERWKQKERISSGSLLLCNHMFF; encoded by the exons ATGGCGACATCGGCGTTCAAATCCACGACGAAGAGAACTTCGATCGGAGCTGCCACGTCATCTTCCACCGATGACTCCGCCGCCGCCTCCTCCAACCGCAGCTCCTCCTCCGCCTCCGCCGCAGCTCACCACCGCCGCTCTCGCAGTCTCAGCCGATTCTCACGCCCGAGCTACCCCGGACGCGATGCCTTCGACGACGACGACGTCGTGGCTCCGGCGCCGAGAGGGAAGTTCGTCAACACGATGCGTGGCTCCGGGTTCCCGGAGATCAGCCTCGACGACCTCGCCATCGAGTTCTTCGACTCCTCCGGCGATCGGGGGCGCTCTTCGGCGAAGAGAATCTCCAACGGCGTAACCGGAGACTTGAAATCTTCGTCGTCGTCGGCGGCGTCGCAGAGGCGAGGGAGGTCGGTGTCGAGGCATAGCGCGAGAGCTGCGAGTGGCGGAGATGGGAGGGGCAGTGTGTGCAATAATTCCGGCGGAGGAAGGGTAGTTTCGGAAAGTAATCCGAGACGACGTCGTTCAGTTTCGGTGGTTCGGTATCAGATTAGCGATTCGGAG AGTGATCTAGATCATTCTCAGAACTCTAGCAATCGTGCTAATCCGAAGAGTGTTGGCAGTGGAAACAAACAGACGCGACCAGCAGTTTCAAATCAAAGACAAGTATTGAGAAGGTCTTTTAGTCAAAAAGATTTGAAGTCTCATGATGGCTATTCT AGCCAGTCTTCGGTCCTTACTGATGATGAAGGAAGGGATGGTCATTCCAGTAGAAGTGGAATTGAGAAGACAATACGGGCAGTTTATGCACAAAAGAAG GCTGAGCACCCTTCTGAGGATGATGTTAACGGTGGACTGTATGCAGTAATGAGAAATGAACTTAGAAATGCCGTGGAGGAGATCAAGATGGAACTCGAACAA GCAAAGGTGAAAACAAAAACCTCTGATTCAGCAAGTGGGGATTGCATGCAGTCCAATAATTCTGATGTTCTTCAGGCCGTCTCTTCAATCAGAGGGAATTACTCCACCAAATTGGGGCAG TCAGAGAAGCGTAAACAAGATCTATTGGCTAAATTAGTATTGGAGGAGCAACGTGGAAGGGAGCTGTCTAAGATTGTGAAGGAAATGCTTCCTGatacaaagaaaaaggaattgcTTCCTGATCCAAAGAAAAATGCTGTAGAAAAACCTGCACGAGCCAGAAGG AGGAGTAATGACCGAAGTAGGATGTCAAAGCGATTGACTGAGGAGGCAGAGAAGTATATTGAGGACTTCATTTCTAATGTTGAAGATACAACAGACATTTCATCTCTCGATGGAGAAAGGAGTGATACTAGCTCATCTATAGGAGTAATTGTAAAGCCAGAAACTCTTTATAGTCCAGCAGTATCTAATTCTCTTCCTGTTGAAATGGATGGGGTTGTACTGCCTTGGTTACAGTGGGAAACTAGTACTGAAGGTACTCCTCAATCATGCAAGAGTAAGGCAGAGCCTCCTACGACTCCAAATACATTACGCAATGCAGCTCAG GGAGTGTATACTACACAAGACCAAAGTAATCGTTCCACCAGCAGTCGTGGGAGTTGGAGCCCTGGAGTTATTGTCAACCTGTCAATGAACATAGAAGAGGATATAGGGAGAAAATTTGGAGAACCTGGTAATTATCATAGCCAATCTTGTTCTGGGGAATCGAGAGGGGGGTTGTGGCTTGACATGGATGATTATCTGAAGCCTCAAAGCACTGAAGAATTTATCATTGAAAGGTGGAAGCAAAAAGAGAGAATTAGTTCAGGCAGTCTTCTGCTTTGTAATCACATGTTTTTTTAG
- the LOC142632190 gene encoding lysine histidine transporter 1-like has protein sequence MEPQNPEKEGVSKNVKNLDDWLPITKSRNAKWWYSAFHNVTAMVGAGVLGLPYAMSQLGWGPGVAVMVLSWIITLYTLWQMVELHEIVPGKRFDRYHELGQHAFGEKLGLWVVVPQQLMVEIGVNIVYMITGGKSLKKIHDISCPGCKSIKTTYFIMIFASVQFVLSHLPSFNSITGVSFAAAAMSLSYSTIAWVASANKGVQPDVQYGPRASTTTGSVFNFFSALGDVAFAYAGHNVALEIQATIPSTPEKPSKKPMWKGVIMAYIVVALCYFPVSMVGYRVFGKDVEDNILISLEKPKWLIATANMFVVIHVIGSYQIFAMPVFDMIEAFFIMKMNFKPTKFLRFLIRNGYVALTMFLAITFPFFGGLLSFFGGFAFAPTTYYLPCIMWLAICKPKRFSLSWFTNWFCIIVGVTLMILAPIGALRQIVLQAKGYKFYS, from the exons atggaGCCTCAGAATCCAGAGAAGGAGGGAGTATCAAAGAATGTGAAAAATCTTGATGACTGGCTTCCCATCACCAAATCAAGGAATGCAAAGTGGTGGTACTCTGCTTTCCACAATGTCACTGCCATGGTTGGCGCTGGAGTCCTTGGTCTCCCTTATGCCATGTCTCAACTTGGATG GGGTCCTGGTGTTGCTGTaatggttttgtcatggattatCACTCTGTATACCTTATGGCAAATGGTGGAATTGCACGAGATAGTGCCTGGAAAGAGGTTTGATAGGTACCATGAGTTGGGTCAGCATGCTTTTGGTGAAAAGCTAGGCCTTTGGGTTGTGGTGCCCCAACAACTAATGGTGGAAATTGGTGTGAACATAGTGTATATGATCACTGGTGGGAAGTCCCTGAAGAAGATTCATGATATATCATGCCCTGGATGCAAATCTATCAAAACCACCTACTTCATCATGATCTTTGCATCAGTTCAATTTGTTCTTTCCCACCTCCCCAGTTTCAATTCAATCACCGGTGTCTCTTTTGCCGCGGCTGCCATGTCCTTGAG TTACTCTACTATTGCTTGGGTAGCTTCAGCTAACAAGGGTGTTCAACCAGATGTGCAATATGGTCCAAGGGCTTCAACCACCACAGGAAGTGTGTTCAACTTCTTTTCTGCTTTGGGTGATGTAGCTTTTGCGTATGCTGGACATAATGTGGCGTTGGAGATCCAAGCAACCATACCTTCTACACCTGAGAAGCCCTCCAAGAAACCTATGTGGAAAGGTGTAATTATGGCCTATATAGTGGTGGCCTTGTGTTATTTCCCTGTTTCCATGGTTGGTTATAGGGTTTTTGGAAAGGATGTTGAGGATAACATCCTCATATCGCTTGAGAAGCCCAAGTGGCTCATTGCAACTGCTAACATGTTCGTTGTTATTCATGTCATTGGTAGTTACCAG ATTTTTGCAATGCCAGTTTTTGACATGATAGAAGCATTTTTCATTATGAAGATGAATTTCAAGCCGACTAAGTTCCTTCGTTTCCTAATACGCAATGGATATGTTG CACTTACCATGTTCCTCGCAATTACATTCCCTTTCTTTGGTGGGCTCCTCAGTTTCTTTGGAGGATTTGCTTTTGCTCCCACAACATACTAT CTGCCTTGCATCATGTGGTTGGCCATTTGCAAACCAAAAAGGTTTAGCTTATCTTGGTTCACAAATTGG TTCTGCATTATAGTTGGGGTCACTTTGATGATCTTAGCCCCTATTGGTGCTCTGAGGCAGATCGTACTTCAAGCCAAGGGATATAAATTTTACTCTTGA